Proteins encoded by one window of Fusarium graminearum PH-1 chromosome 1, whole genome shotgun sequence:
- a CDS encoding cutinase precursor: MKFFTALSFVAGMASARPAGDVEARQFGLGGLGGSTRNDLEQGAAGSCPKAIFIFARATTEQGNMGMSTGPAVASKLEAKYGKGGVWVQGVGGPYTADVPGNLMPDGSSPAGINEAVRLYNMAHEKCPDTPVVTGGYSQGTALVAAAISKLDPKVMDQVKGCVLFGYTKNAQNNEAIPNYPKDRTAIYCNVGDAVCTGTLIITAAHFMYQADAAGPAPEFLISKIG, from the exons ATGAAGTTCTTCACAGCTCTTTCTTTCGTAGCCGGCATGGCCAGCGCTCGTCCTGCTGGGGATGTTGAGGCCCGCCAGTTTG gtcttggtggtcttggtggctcTACGCGCAATGACCTCGAGCAAGGCGCTGCTGGTAGCTGTCCCAAGgccatctttatctttgccCGAGCCACAACCGAGCAAGGTAACATG GGCATGTCTACAGGTCCCGCTGTGGCAAGCAAGCTTGAAGCCAAGTATGGAAAGGGTGGAGTTTGGGTTCAAGGTGTTGGTGGCCCATACACGGCCGATGTTCCTGGCAACCTTATGCCGGATGGCTCTTCACCAGCTGGTATCAATGAAGCCGTCCGTCTTTATAACATGGCACACGAGAAGTGCCCTGATACTCCCGTTGTTACTGGTGGATACAG TCAAGGAACTGCCTTGGTTGCTGCCGCCATCTCCAAACTTGACCCAAAGGTTATGGACCAGGTCAAGGGTTGCGTTCTCTTCGGATACACAAAGAACGCCCAGAACAATGAGGCCATCCCTAATTACCCCAAGGACCGTACTGCTATCTACTGCAACGTGGGAGATGCTGTCTGCACCGGAACTTTGATAATCACCGCTGCTCACTTTATGTACCAAGCCGACGCGGCTGGTCCTGCTCCTGagttcctcatctccaagattgGCTAA
- a CDS encoding Delta(14)-sterol reductase — MKAPDSPRYEFGGPLGATGIVFGLPILMQVLYLGCNDVSGCPAPALLDPKTLSWAKLKSQIPWPQEGLSGFMSWEVTRWLFAYYFLSLMLYRIMPAQIVLGTKLRESGKPLEYRFNSFSATVVQLTGCAIGTYIYGANFPVWTWITDHYIQLLTTSTVLTYIISIWTYLRSFSIKPGNPELREVAVGGRTGRVIYDYFIGRELNPRVTLPFFGEIDIKAWLEMRPGLTGWILLNCSFIAKQYRTYGFVSDSIVVIALIQAYYVLEGQYSEAGLLSMMDITSDGLGFMLTWGDIVWVPFLYSTQCRYLSVYPVHLGPIGVGAIGTVFCIGLYIFRSSNNQKALFRKDPNNPAFANMTYIQTKRGTKLLTGGWWGMARHVNYLGDWIQSLPFCLPTKAAGYVILPAGTAVAGAEVAKMLDGRLVTPGDAAPWGMLFTYLYSAWFGFLLIHRERRDDYACSEKYGKDWEEYKNKVRWRVLPGVY; from the exons atgaagGCTCCCGACTCTCCTCGCTATGAATTTGGTGGCCC TCTCGGCGCCACTGGTATCGTCTTTGGTCTTCCAATTTTGATGCAAGTTCTCTACTTGGGCTGCAACGATGTATCGGGCTGCCCCGCACCTGCTCTGCTTGATCCTAAAACTCTAAGCTgggccaagctcaagtctcAGATTCCCTGGCCTCAAGAGGGTCTGTCCGGATTCATGTCCTGGGAAGTCACGAGGTGGCTTTTTGCTTATTACTTTTTGAGTCTTATGCTTTACCGCATTATGCCTGCTCAGATTGTTCTTGGTACAAAACTGCGCGAGTCTGGCAAGCCCCTCGAGTATCGCTTTAATT CTTTCTCTGCTACCGTTGTTCAATTGACTGGTTGCGCTATCGGAACCTACATCTACGGCGCCAACTTTCCCGTCTGGACATGGATCACCGACCACTATATCCAGCTTCTCACAACAAGCACAGTCCTCACCTACATCATTTCCATTTGGACTTATCTCCGCAGCTTCTCTATCAAGCCCGGAAACCCTGAACTTCGAGAGGTCGCTGTGGGAGGCCGTACCGGACGAGTCATCTACGACTACTTCATTGGTCGTGAACTCAACCCCCGCGTGACTCTCCCTTtctttggcgagattgaTATCAAGGCGTGGCTGGAAATGAGACCCGGTCTTACTGGGTGGATCTTGCTTAACTGCTCGTTCATCGCGAAACAATACAGAACCTACGGCTTCGTCTCGGACAGTATCGTGGTCATTGCATTGATTCAAGCTTACTACGTTCTCGAAGGTCAATATTCCGAGGCTGGGCTATTGAGCATGATGGATATCACTTCGGATGGACTTGGTTTCATGCTTACATGGGGTGACATCGTCTGGGTTCCCTTCCTCTACTCAACCCAATGCCGCTACCTCTCTGTCTATCCCGTTCATTTGGGACCCATCGGCGTAGGAGCAATTGGCACTGTTTTCTGCATCGGTCTCTACATCTTCCGCTCTTCCAACAACCAGAAAGCCCTTTTCCGCAAAGATCCCAACAACCCAGCTTTCGCGAACATGACTTACATCCAAACCAAGCGCGGAACAAAGCTCTTGACAGGCGGCTGGTGGGGTATGGCTCGTCATGTCAACTACTTGGGTGACTGGATTCAGTCTCTTCCCTTTTGCTTGCCTACCAAAGCCGCTGGCTACGTTATTCTTCCTGCAGGTACGGCTGTTGCTGGAGCCGAAGTGGCGAAGATGCTTGATGGGCGATTGGTTACACCTGGTGATGCTGCGCCGTGGGGAATGCTGTTTACGTATTTGTATTCGGCTTGGTTCGGATTCTTGCTTATTCATCGCGAGAGACGAGACGATTACGCTTGCTCGGAGAAGTATGGAAAGGACTGGGAGGagtacaagaacaaggtccGATGGAGAGTTTTGCCTGGTGTTTACTAA
- a CDS encoding homogentisate 1,2-dioxygenase, translating to MAQKTDYQNIFHWAETQKDGSIPSFATRDNDPYEYLSGFNNHHESEAVPGTIPRGQNNPRVVRFGLYAEQMSDSFGASRQANRNSWLYRSRPAVAHQGFTDMPKIDGTESCFLPLNPQVRISPTQLAWLPFDINQGTDFISGLRTIAGSGDPTLREGLATHIFSATKSMEKRAFVNSDGDFLIIAQQGALDIQTEFGHLYVQPGEICVIQRGQRFKVNVDGPTRGYILEVWGAHYELPELGPLGSNGLANARDFMYPKASYNVTRDDPWEIVYKLGGKFFKSTQNHCPFDVIAWHGNYVPYKYDLTKFVNVGSISVDHIDPSIFCVLTARGRDENAPLADFLIFSPRWDVASHTYRPPYYHRNAASELMGLIYGEYAGRSDEFQPGGISFECGWVPHGVAYQEFKAASAQPPPEMQISKGAVAFMFESCRQLTVTDWAWNSDKKHEHEPKMWDDLVDNFSSHLDEVNEILGKK from the exons ATGGCGCAAAAGACAGACTACCAAAACATCTTTCACTGGGCAGAGACCCAAAAGGACGGTTCCATTCCGTCTTTTGCTACACGAGATAATGATCCATATGAATATCTTtctggcttcaacaaccatCATGAGTCTGAAGCTGTTCCCGGTACAATCCCTAGAGGTCAAAACAACCCACGAGTTGTGAGGTTTGGGCTCTATGCGGAACAGATGTCGGACTCTTTTGGAGCTTCGAGACAAGCCAACAGGAACTCATGGCTTTACCGCTCCAGACCTGCTGTGGCTCACCAGGGTTTT ACGGATATGCCCAAGATCGACGGCACAGAGAGTTGTTTCCTGCCTCTGAACCCCCAAGTTAGAATCTCTCCGACACAACTGGCATGG CTTCCCTTCGACATCAATCAAGGAACAGACTTTATCTCCGGTCTCCGTACCATCGCAGGTTCAGGTGACCCAACCCTTCGAGAAGGTCTTGCAACACACATCTTTTCCGCCACAAAGAGCATGGAAAAGCGCGCCTTTGTCAACTCAGACGGTGACTTTTTGATCATCGCTCAGCAAGGTGCCCTTGACATCCAAACTGAATTCGGTCATCTTTACGTCCAGCCTGGTGAGATTTGTGTTATCCAGCGTGGCCAACGCTTCAAGGTCAACGTAGACGGTCCTACAAGAGGATATATCCTCGAAGTCTGGGGCGCTCACTACGAACTCCCCGAGCTTGGACCCTTGGGCTCAAATGGTCTTGCTAACGCAAGAGACTTTATGTATCCCAAGGCAAGTTACAATGTTACCCGTGATGACCCATGGGAGATTGTATACAAGCTTGGTGGTAAGTTCTTCAAGAGTACTCAGAACCACTGTCCATTCGATGTGATTGCTTGGCACGGTAACTATGTGCCTTACAAGTATGATTTGACCAAGTTTGTCAACGTTGGGTCAATTTCTGTGGACCACATTGATCCCTCTATTTTCTGTGTTCTTACTGCTCGTGGAAGAGACGAGAATGCTCCTTTGGCAgactttctcatcttttcACCCCGATGGGATGTTGCGTCTCATACCTACCGTCCTCCGTATTACCACCGCAACGCAGCTTCAGAGCTGATGGGTCTTATTTACGGAGAGTATGCTGGGCGATCAGATGAATTCCAGCCTGGAGGTATTTCATTCGAATGTGGTTGGGTCCCTCACGGTGTCGCATACCAG GAATTCAAAGCAGCTTCGGCACAGCCCCCGCCTGAGATGCAGATCTCCAAGGGTGCTGTGGCTTTCATGTTTGAGAGCTGTAGACAATTGACCGTGACTGATTGGGCATGGAACAGTGACAAGAAGCACGAGCATGAACCCAAGATGTGGGACGATCTGGTTGACAATTTTTCATCCCATTTGGATGAAGTTAATGAGATTCTGGGCAAGAAATAA